From the genome of Vulpes lagopus strain Blue_001 chromosome 2, ASM1834538v1, whole genome shotgun sequence, one region includes:
- the SLC28A2 gene encoding LOW QUALITY PROTEIN: sodium/nucleoside cotransporter 2 (The sequence of the model RefSeq protein was modified relative to this genomic sequence to represent the inferred CDS: inserted 5 bases in 3 codons; deleted 5 bases in 3 codons; substituted 7 bases at 7 genomic stop codons) gives MSFDRMHGTFPIIPFFGCMMSILCYLSLAQWMVHSVTWFLXTTTGTTATNTLAVARSIFVGLTEAPLLIHLYLADIMPSEIHAVMTGAFATILVIVLGAXPSSLISASVVAAPSALALSKLVNRREAKFKNRRGXNYPVGKEEKNVLEVASNGARDAIGHIDNISSHPLSFLTVVSFISAALSWLRELVDVXNLSRXKSGYPSRVICSYILRPTVXMMGVEXAEXPVVGVMVGIKFFTNECVAQQLSYYKNKHLFGMXEWIEDKQWLSVRAEIIIXFNTVDFANLSSIGITLGGLTSVVPRQKSDLSKIVVSAIFTGACVSLISVCVAGRILYVLRGAETDYVPFLDTDFTSRTYETYVCCKGCFQSWVNTRIPAPSSCTLFSTQESSGSGEK, from the exons ACTTTCCCAATCATCCCTTTTTTTGGATGTATGATGTCCATTCTCTGCTACTTGAGCCTTGCGCAGTGGATGGTTCATTC GGTAACCTGGTTTTTGTAAACAACCACAGGTACCACTGCCACAAACACCCTGGCTGTGGCAAGAAGCATCTTTGTGGGGTTG ACAGAAGCACCCCTGCTCATCCATCTATATCTTGCAGACATCATGCCTTCTGAAATCCATGCAGTGATGACTGGAGCGTTTGCCACCATTTTGGTCATTGTGTTGGGAGC TCCATCATCCTTAATTTCTGCCTCTGTGGTGGCTGCCCCTTCTGCTCTTGCCTTATCAAAGTTGGTAAATCGGAGGGAGGCCAAGTTCAAGAATAGAAGGGGGTAAAATTACCCTGTGGGTAA GGAGGAGAAGAATGTCCTGGAAGTTGCCAGCAATGGAGCCAGGGACGCCATAGGCCATATTGATAACATTAGCAGCCATCCT TTGTCTTTtttgactgtggtgtccttcatCAGTGCTGCCCTCTCCTGGCTAAGAGAATTGGTAGACGTATAGAATCTTTCCAGGTAAAAGTCAGGCTATCCATCTAGA GTCATCTGCTCCTATATCCTAAGGCCCACGG TCATGATGGGTGTAGAGTGAGCAGAATGACCAGTGGTAGGTGTGATGGTAGGGATCAAGTTTTTCACAAATGAGTGTGTAGCTCAGCAACTATCTTATTACAAGAACAAACATCTTTTTGGAATGTAAGAGTGGATTGAAGACAAACAGTGGCTTTCA GTGAGAGctgaaatcattat ttttaacaCTGTGGATTTTGCCAATCTCAGTTCCATAGGAATCACACTGGGAGGCTTGA CCTCAGTGGTACCTCGCCAGAAGAGTGACTTG TCCAAGATTGTGGTCAGTGCTATCTTCACAGGGGCCTGTGTATCCCTTATCAGTGTCTGTGTGGCAGGCAG AATCCTCTATGTCCTCAGGGGAGCTGAAACTGACTATGTCCCCTTCCTA GACACAGATTTCACCAGTAGAACCTATGAAACCTATGTGTGCTGCAAAGGCTGCTTTCAGAGTTGGGTGAACACTAGgatccctgctccctcctcttgTACACTATTTTCCACTCAGGAATCTTCTGGGAGTGGGGAGAAATAA